GACAGGCCGGGCGGCCTGCCGGGCCATCTCCGCGGGCGCGAAGGCGCGGAGCACCGCCGGAGCGTCGTCCGGCCGCCAGGGACGGAGCAGGAGCCCCTGGCCGGTCAGCAGTTCCGCCGTGTCGCTCACGCGGTGGTGAGAACGATCTTCCCGAAGAGGTCACCGGCGGCCAGCCGCTCGAAGCCCTCACGGGCCCGGTCCAGCGGCAGCATCCCGTCGATGACCGGCCGCACACCGGTGGCCGCGCAGAACGACAGCAGGTCCTCCAGCTCGTCCTTGGAGCCCATGGTGGAGCCGACGATCTTCAGCTCCAGGAAGAAGATCCGGGTCAGCTCGGCGTGGGAGGGCCGGTCTCCGCTGGTGGCGCCCGAGATGACCAGAGTGCCACCCGACCGCAGCGACTTGACCGAGTGGGACCAGGTCGCCGCTCCGACGGTCTCGATGACGGCGTCGACACGCTTCGGCAGCCGGGCACCGGGCTCGTAGGCCTCGACGGCCCCCAGCTCGACGGCCCGCTCGCGCTTGGCCGCGTCACGGCTGGTGGCGAACATCCGGAGCCCTGCGGCCTTGCCGAGCACGATCGCGGCGGTGGCCACACCGCCGCCCGCGCCCTGGACGAGGACGGAGTCCCCGGGTCGCACACCGGCGTTCGTGAACAGCATCCGGTACGCCGTCAGCCAGGCGGTCGGCAGGCAGGCGGCCTGCTCGAAGGTGAGTTCCTTCGGCTTCGGCAGCACGTTCCAGCTGGGGACGGTGACCTGCTCGGCGAACGTGCCCTGGTAGCGCTCGGTGAGGATCGAGCGCGGCTCGTCCGGGCCGACGCCGTGCCCTGTCTGCCCGATGACGGAGTGCAGGACCACCTCGTTGCCGTCCTGGTCGATACCGGCGGCGTCGCAGCCGAGGATCATGGGCAGCTTGCCCTCGGCGAGGCCCACACCCCGCAGGGACCAGAGGTCGTGATGGTTGAGCGACGCGGCCTTGACCCGGACCGTGGTCCACCCGGACCGCGCCTCCGGGGCGGGGCGTTCACCCAGCTCCAGTCCGTCGAGGGGGCGGTCACGGTCGATGCGGGCTGCGTAGGCGGCGAACATGGCCACGACGATAGGCCGTGACGCGCCGTGACGTAACCGTTCGAAGGTGTGACACACGCCCCAGCTCGCGGAGCTCCCGTGCGCGGAAGTGGGGCGGGGCGGGGTGCGCCTCACTCGGCACGCGACCGCACCCCGCCCCGTCCTGCGTCAGCGCCGCGCGACACCCTCGGCACGCGCGGCCGCGGCCACCGCGGCGGTGACGGCGGGTGCGACCCGCTCGTCGAACGGCGACGGGATCACGTACTCGGCCGCCAGCTCGTCGCCGACGACGTCCGCGAGCGCGTTCGCCGCCGCGATCTTCATGCCCTCGGTGATCCGGGAGGCCCGCACCTGCAGCGCTCCCGCGAAGATGCCGGGGAACGCCAGCACGTTGTTGATCTGGTTCGGGTAGTCCGACCGTCCGGTCGCCACCACGGCCGCGTACTTGTGCGCGATGTCGGGATGGACCTCGGGGTTCGGGTTGGCCATGGCGAACACGAACGCGCCGGGCGCCATCGAGGCCACGGCCGGCTCGGGGACCGTACCGCCGGAGACGCCGATGAAGACGTCGGCGCCGGCCAGGGCGGTCTCCAGGGAGCCGGTGATGCCCGCCCGGTTGGTGATCTCCGCCAGTTCGCGCTTGACGTCCGTGAGGTCGTCACGGTCACCGCTGACGACGCCCTTGCGGTCGGCGACGGCGACGTCACCGATGCCGGCCTCCAGGAGGAACTTCGCGATGGCCACACCCGCCGCGCCCGCACCGGAGATGACGGCGCGCAGGTCACCGAGCGTACGGCCGGACAGCTTCGCGGCGTTGCGCAGGGCCGCGAGGGTGACCACCGCCGTGCCGTGCTGGTCGTCGTGGAAGACCGGGATGTCGAGACGCTCCTGGAGCTTGCGCTCGATCTCGAAGCACCGGGGCGCCGAGATGTCCTCCAGGTTCACACCGCCGAAGGAGGGCGCGAGGCGGACGACGGTCTCGACGATCTCGTCCGCGTCGGTGGTGGCGAGCGCGATCGGCACCGCGTCGACCCCGCCGAACTGCTTGAACAGGATCGCCTTGCCCTCCATCACGGGGAGGGATGCCTCAGGACCGATGTCCCCGAGGCCGAGGACTGCGGTGCCGTCCGTGACGACGGCCACGACCTGCGACTTCCAGGTGTAGTCGTGGACGAGTTCGGGCTGCTCGGCGATGGCGCTGCACACCTTGGCCACGCCGGGCGTGTACGCGAGGGACAGGTCGTCCTTGTCGCGGATCGGAACGGTGGCCTGCACGGCCATCTTCCCGCCACGGTGGAGGGCGAAGGCCGGATCGAAGGGCTCGTCCGCACCGCTGGGTCCTGCCGCACCGGCCGGGCCGTGCGTCGTGCTGTCGCTGCGAGGATTGACGATCTCCGCTGCCATTGTGTTGACCCCTTAAGTCTTCATCATTTGAGGGTGGCCACTCCTGGTTGAGGAGGGGTGGGCGGGCACCGCGTACGTTCCCGGCGCTGAGCGGTTGGACCGCTCCGGCAGGGGAGACACATACGCGCGGGCGCGCCGCACACGCGCCCTGAGCCCCGGATGAGGGGTGTAAAGGTCTTTCTTACCGGACGGACCGGGCCTCTTACGAGTCGGTATCGACTCGGTGAGATGACTCATAGCCGAATATCTGGACAAGTCCACTAAGGGCTACAAAGGCAGTCCGTAGGTCGAGACGCACCGGAGATTCTCCGGAAGGGTGCGCACTTTCCAGCAGATGGTCCGGCCTTGCCATACCGGCCCGTTGAGGTTCGGGGGTCGCCCGTTACCCGATTTTGACATGCCTGGACCCCTGATCGGGTGAGTCCGAATGGCAAGATGCCCTAATCACACAAGGTGGCGTCACTCGAAGGTGCGTGCGTACCCACCTGAAAAGGCAGCATTCCCTCACCGCCGGAGGATTCCGATCATGACCGCAAGCACCCTCTGTCGTACGACCGCGAAGTCCCGGATTGCCGCGGTCTGCGCAGTCGCGGTCGCCGGCACCCTGCTGCTGACCGCCTGTGGCGACCAGACCGACAGCGGTTCGAAGAAGGCCGCGGACAGCACGTCCGGAAACAGTGCCCCGCTCTTCGACAAGCTCCCGGAGAAGTACCAGAAGTCCGGCGTCATCAAGGTCGGCACGAATGCCGAGTACGCGCCGATGGAGTCCGTCGAGAACGGCAAGATCGTCGGTGTCGACCCCGACCTCGCCGAGGCCCTCGGCAAGCAGCTCGGCGTGAAGTTCGAGTTCACCTCCGGCTCCTTCGACGGCCTGATCACCGCCCTCAACACCGGCCGCCACGACATCGCCATGTCGTCCATCACGGACAACAAGCAGCGCCAGGAGGGCCTGGACGACAGCGGCAAGAAGCTCGGCAAGGGCGTCGACTTCGTCGACTACTTCCTGGCCGGCACCGCCGTCTACACCAAGAAGGGCAACCCCGAGGGCATCAAGTCCATCGAGGACCTGTGCGGCAAGGGCGCGGCGGTCCAGCGCGGCACCACGTACGAGAAGGCCCTGCAGAAGCAGTCGAAGGCCTGCACGGACGGCGGCAAGAAGGCCGTCGACATCCAGTCCTTCGAGAACGACACCGAGGCCCAGACCCGTGTGAAGTCGGGCGGCGCCGTCGCCGGTGTCAACGACTACCCGGTCGCCCTCGACCTGGCCCGCAAGGCCAACGGCGGCAAGGACTTCGAGGTCGTCGGCGAGCAGGTCGACGCCGGCCCCTTCGGCATCGCCGTGAACAAGGACAACACCGAGCTGCGTGACGCCCTGAAGGAGGCCGTCGACGCGATCATCGCCGACGGTTCCTACCAGAAGGTCCTCGACAAGTGGGGTGCCGGCACCGGCGCGATCGACAAGGCCGCCGTCAACGGCGGCAAGTGACCGGCGCACCACCGAAGGGCAGTCACCGTGACTGACAAGTTCGACAAGGTGCCCGGCGGCCCATCGGTCGCCGACGCACCCGTCTCCAAGGCCACCACCGTCGCACCGGAGACCATCAAGGCCATCCCCGTACGGCACGTCGGCCGCTGGATCAGCGGCGTGGTCGTGCTCGCACTGCTGGCGGCTCTGGTCTACGCCTTCTCGCAGGGCAACATCCAGTGGCAGGCCGTCCAGGACAAGCTGTTCGACGACACCGTCCTCGCGGGAGCCGGCCGCACCCTGATGATCAGTGTGCTCGCCATGGCCCTCGGTGTGGTCCTTGGTGTGGTCCTCGCCGTCATGCGGCTCTCCAGGAACCCCGTGACCAGCTGGGTGGCGTGGCTGTACATCTGGTTCTTCCGCGGCACTCCGGTCTACGTGCAGTTGCTGCTCTGGTTCAACCTGGCGCTGATCTTCCCGGTCCTCAACATCCCGTTCATCTACAAGGACGAGATGACCGACGTGATGACGCCGTTCATGTGCGCCCTGCTGGGGCTGGCCCTCAACGAGGCCGCGTACATGGCGGAGATCGTCAGGGCGGGCATCCAGTCGGTGGACGAGGGCCAGACCGAGGCCTCGCACGCGCTCGGCATGACCCAGGCGAAGACGATGCGCCGCGTGGTGCTCCCGCAGGCCCTGCGGGTGATCATCCCGCCGACCGGCAACGAGTTCATCAACATGCTGAAGACCTCGTCCCTGGTCTACGCGGTGACCTACAACGAGCTGCTGCGTTCCACGTCGCAGATCGGCTCGACGTCGTACGCGGTGATGGAGATGCTCTTCGTCGCCTCCATCTGGTACATCGTGATGACCAGCGTGTTCAGCGTCGGCCAGTACTACCTGGAGCGCCGGTACGCCCGGGGCACCCTGCGCAGCCTGCCGCTGACCCCGTGGCAGCGGGTCAAGGTCAACCTCGCCTCCTTCAGCAACCGTCCTTCGGGGGGTGTCTCCGCATGACCGCCATGGTGAAGG
The DNA window shown above is from Streptomyces sp. Alt3 and carries:
- a CDS encoding zinc-binding dehydrogenase, which gives rise to MFAAYAARIDRDRPLDGLELGERPAPEARSGWTTVRVKAASLNHHDLWSLRGVGLAEGKLPMILGCDAAGIDQDGNEVVLHSVIGQTGHGVGPDEPRSILTERYQGTFAEQVTVPSWNVLPKPKELTFEQAACLPTAWLTAYRMLFTNAGVRPGDSVLVQGAGGGVATAAIVLGKAAGLRMFATSRDAAKRERAVELGAVEAYEPGARLPKRVDAVIETVGAATWSHSVKSLRSGGTLVISGATSGDRPSHAELTRIFFLELKIVGSTMGSKDELEDLLSFCAATGVRPVIDGMLPLDRAREGFERLAAGDLFGKIVLTTA
- a CDS encoding NAD(P)-dependent malic enzyme, giving the protein MAAEIVNPRSDSTTHGPAGAAGPSGADEPFDPAFALHRGGKMAVQATVPIRDKDDLSLAYTPGVAKVCSAIAEQPELVHDYTWKSQVVAVVTDGTAVLGLGDIGPEASLPVMEGKAILFKQFGGVDAVPIALATTDADEIVETVVRLAPSFGGVNLEDISAPRCFEIERKLQERLDIPVFHDDQHGTAVVTLAALRNAAKLSGRTLGDLRAVISGAGAAGVAIAKFLLEAGIGDVAVADRKGVVSGDRDDLTDVKRELAEITNRAGITGSLETALAGADVFIGVSGGTVPEPAVASMAPGAFVFAMANPNPEVHPDIAHKYAAVVATGRSDYPNQINNVLAFPGIFAGALQVRASRITEGMKIAAANALADVVGDELAAEYVIPSPFDERVAPAVTAAVAAAARAEGVARR
- a CDS encoding ABC transporter substrate-binding protein, which gives rise to MTASTLCRTTAKSRIAAVCAVAVAGTLLLTACGDQTDSGSKKAADSTSGNSAPLFDKLPEKYQKSGVIKVGTNAEYAPMESVENGKIVGVDPDLAEALGKQLGVKFEFTSGSFDGLITALNTGRHDIAMSSITDNKQRQEGLDDSGKKLGKGVDFVDYFLAGTAVYTKKGNPEGIKSIEDLCGKGAAVQRGTTYEKALQKQSKACTDGGKKAVDIQSFENDTEAQTRVKSGGAVAGVNDYPVALDLARKANGGKDFEVVGEQVDAGPFGIAVNKDNTELRDALKEAVDAIIADGSYQKVLDKWGAGTGAIDKAAVNGGK
- a CDS encoding amino acid ABC transporter permease yields the protein MTDKFDKVPGGPSVADAPVSKATTVAPETIKAIPVRHVGRWISGVVVLALLAALVYAFSQGNIQWQAVQDKLFDDTVLAGAGRTLMISVLAMALGVVLGVVLAVMRLSRNPVTSWVAWLYIWFFRGTPVYVQLLLWFNLALIFPVLNIPFIYKDEMTDVMTPFMCALLGLALNEAAYMAEIVRAGIQSVDEGQTEASHALGMTQAKTMRRVVLPQALRVIIPPTGNEFINMLKTSSLVYAVTYNELLRSTSQIGSTSYAVMEMLFVASIWYIVMTSVFSVGQYYLERRYARGTLRSLPLTPWQRVKVNLASFSNRPSGGVSA